A region from the Chrysoperla carnea chromosome 4, inChrCarn1.1, whole genome shotgun sequence genome encodes:
- the LOC123298093 gene encoding uncharacterized protein LOC123298093 yields MEKIAQENAKIFINWYKDLIENHRERLFAYLGPTIHLDWFGRSCVGCKKVTKLINSLDPLRHIIENIEPRKHLTYRNMKNIQPKLLHKEQGDYDDIHHDSTKYIDPEDFDDAYYDTNKMSVEYADNIVIPHSIPTMMDAQLSEPIQPSEDDFHTPEKTTVLIDVPLENGGGDGGRISMKYVVASGYIETISSSTTSPSCSTSAMEIVGGDTNKQFLKLKIAYSEDPVSNEYTIWYIIYENKNKCRRNLMTQFENAYNEDVKKTNSGTPNQSF; encoded by the exons atggaGAAAATAGCACAAGAAAATGcaaagatatttataaattggtATAAGGATTTAATAGAAAATCATCGCGAACGATTGTTCGCATATCTCGGACCAACTATACATTTAGATTGGTTTGGACGTAGTTGTGTTGGTTGTAAAAAAGTTACGAAGTTAATCAATAGTTTAGATCCATTACGGCATATTATCGAAAATATTGAACCACGAAAACATCTAACATAtcgtaatatgaaaaatataca gccgaaattattacataaagaaCAAGGAGATTATGACGACATACATCACGATAGTACAAAATACATTGATCCTGAAGATTTTGATGATGCAtattatgatacaaataaaatgtCGGTAGAATATGCCGACAATATTGTTATACCACATTCAATTCCCACAATGATGGATGCTCAATTATCAGAACCTATACAACCGTCTGAAGATGATTTTCATACACCAGAAAAAACAACAGTTTTAATTGATGTACCGTTAGAAAATGGTGGCGGGGATGGTGGACGAATTTCTATGAAATATGTTGTAGCCAGTGGATATATAGAAACAATATCATCATCGACGACATCACCAAGTTGTTCAACTTCCGCGATGGAGATAGTCGGTGGTGATacgaataaacaatttttaaaattaaaaatagcttaTAGTGAAGATCCAGTAAGCAACGAGTACACAATTTGGtacattatttatgaaaataaaaacaagtgtcGGCGTAATTTGATGACTCAATTTGAAAATGCTTATAATGAAGatgtaaagaaaacaaattcGGGTACTCCCAAtcaaagtttttga